The DNA window ATGGTGAATGGATCTTTCCTCTTTCCTTACATGGATGCTTATACTGCAGCAAAATGTTACGTTGTCCTTTTTTGTATTGAATGTTACATCTGTTTGCTCTAGCACGTTCTGGGTTCTTCCTATTTCTGTTTTTGCTGATTGCCAAACTTGTGTTCATCCTCCAATTGCATTAATTATCTGAATTATCAGAAATGTTTTTCCTTTATAAGGGGTATGGGGTTGGAGGTTTGCTGCACTCTGGGGATGATAGAGAAGCAGCAAGCTTTAGCACTCAAGGAAGCAGGACTTACAGCTTACAATCATAATCTCGACACCTCAAGAGAATACTACCCAAATATTATAACCACTAGAAGCTATGATGAACGGCTCCAGACCATTGAGTATGTCCGTGACGCGGGCATCAACGTCTGTTCAGGTATTTGCATAATTTTTCGTGCAAATAAATCTTGACTATGTCGTGTAATACTGCCTAGCTTATTATAGCTAAATTTTGCTTCCAACTTTCTGTTTCAGGTGGAATAATAGGGCTTGGTGAAGCCGAGGAGGATAGAGTTGGCTTGTTACATACATTGGCAACTCTCCCGGCACACCCTGAGAGTGTTCCCATTAATGCACTCATTGCTGTGCAAGGCACACCCCTGGAAGATCAAAAGGTAGTCCTATAGTTTGATTTTAGCCAATCCTACAATTATAATATAGGAAATTTATTTCTGGAAAGAATAAAACTATAGAAAGGGTTTAACTAAATTACTATAAAACATGAATTTTGTGAGTGGTGATTGACCGTTGATATTGCATAATTCAGCCAGTTGAAATATGGGAGATGATCAGGATGATTGCCACAGCACGCATTGTGATGCCAAAGGCGATGGTGAGGCTCTCAGCTGGGAGAGTTCGTTTCTCGATGCCTGAGCAGgcactttgctttcttgctggCGCAAATTCCATTTTCACGGGAGAGAAGCTCTTGACAACTCCCAACAACGACTATGATGCCGATCAGACCATGTTTAAGCTACTCGGGCTCATTCCCAAAGCTCCTGATTTCTCACAGAAGTCGGCCAACTTTGAAACAGAACATGTTGAGGTGGCAGCTTCGAGTTCTGGTTGAATCTGCAATTTCTTTTTTCTGTCTTTTCATATTGTAAACTTTTATGATCGTGTACCTCTAGTAAGATAGTTTTGCCTTTCATCACAATTCTACACTTGTAGTATTTGCCATTGTTTGTTACTCATATGTTATTTCAATGTAGTGCAACATAAATCAAAGATGTAATCAGACTAGTTGTATTTAATTCTCATATTTATTCATTAACAGTTCCTTCATaatctcattcatattttattaaattaattaataatgattaAACACCtccttaattttaattatttttaatataaattatttattttctttgttttaattatataaattttaattctgtgGAGTATTAACTTTAATTATTACTTACGTTTTTATCCCACTTTATTCCGTAAAAATCtctttttttaaagtaaaaatctcattgtttgatgatttaatctaaattgaataatttgaattcacttagtatttcattttaattcccTATTTCAATATGACTCTCAATATATATGTTACTGActtatttctaaaattttcttttttattctttattcttttcatatttttatagaattttctactttttttatattttatttattctttacATCTAGATACTTTTACTAGAAATATCTTAGtaagtactatattttttttagttactTAAATCAAGTATGTAAACTATGCGTAGACCAAATATTTggtattatgtaattttaatcattaataTCTTATGGCACGCCGAAGCATAGTTTCAGTGAGCAAAGCTAAAAAGAAACACATAAGAAGTTAATCACAACATCAAATTAGTTGTCATCATAGAAAAAAAGTTCACACACATACAACAAAAGAAATAGTACAAGCAATATATATTAAGAAATAATAAGATCATaaacttttgaaaattttacttATAACATAGAGTATCATGTGTGACAtgcataatttattttaatttttggtataaGTCATAATAGGGTGCAATTGACAGTTTGCttggttttaattttgtttcaaagtcccaataaattaaaatagccGAAAGGAATGTAATGACACCAAACAAATTGGACAAAAAAATGGCAACATTATTAGGTGGCTTTGATAATATTTCTACTTGGCTTGTCACAAAAAGAAGTGAAAGAGACAATAATGTGCATTAATTCATACACATTTCCAATTTCTTTCATGAGTTTATAAGTATATCTCTTCCGATTAACTtatgtaatactccctctgtcccatgcTACTTGCActtttgcttttcggctcgtcacaaactccttacactatttatagtttaagttagaattaatgcatttaattaatatgttagattaagttaagagctcctttattaaatgatgtctcattacacttaaaattctaatttaatcacactaaaaaatcaatcccaaatttacggcctaaaatgaaaagtgcgagtagcatgagacggagggagtatatatttaataGTTGTATATATCGATTTAAAATGTAATACTATAAAAAGTTggatattaaattttaatttgttttcgaATGCATCTGATTTATCATTTATGCTAGTCacttaaaattcataaaaaattgctagaccattttactattttttggaATTGGCAATTGAAAGATCAGAAATATGAGTGACTAGGTCAAGTTGATTTAATAGATGTGACGGGAAAATACATTATTGATTATAAGCACCCTTGTTTTGTGCCACAATCTCCGGTAGAGAAAAATTGGCTCCAAAATCAACccattttattgtattaataaaaaagtgccataaaaatatatgttttCATCAAAATTAATATACACCTAATGTAACAATGACAATTATATTTATAGGACAAAGTCTTGTACAACTCCTCTTATTACTTGTACTActatttatggttttttttctACAAATTGAATGACTGACATATACCACTTCATAGTAGAAAGACTTCGCACATATAGTAGGTGATCCCGAGTACTTAACATGGAGATTATTAAAGATTCTTCTCACATTCCACTGACTCATTCCATTTACTTATCATTTGAACCTAATATaacaaatgagactcatattccactagcTTTCTTCCATAtaattttcttaacatttttaaaaatccataccgaaaagaaatgagactcctattcgcggacgaagAGAGTATCATTTATCCAAGGTGAGTGATGCATATTACTAAGTGGAACAAGTCTAATGAcatatttctctcttactttattttttcaattactttattctctattttcagtttaactcactaaacaacATTTATTCAAGAGTAATCCATGTGTGTACAATCACAGTGTATGATTGGCCAAGAGCGAGCCTGCGAGAGAAGTGACGTCTGTTGCTGCTCTCCAATCGTGAAAGGAGACACTAATGAGAAGGCGAAAGCATATGTGTGTCGACTAGAATACGGGGAAGAGGGTTGGGAGTAGGGAGGCCACGGCTTAGTTAAGCTGTTGGTTGTCTCGTAGTGATTGCTCAGTATATAACATAcaactttttttcttatttttttatgttaaaaaGAAAAGCATTACTTAATTCAGTATTTCTTACACAAGTATAAATGCGTAAAGAATATGTTGACTACACCACTAGAATCAATTTTGAAATAGTTTTATGAAGTCAATTTTCATGAAAAGagttaatttttctttttacacAAAAAAAAGGGCAAGGGCAAAAGTGTACAAAGACAATGTAAAGTGTTAATGGAAGTGAAGCAAAGTCCAAACCGCGTGGGCCCATTTTCTAGAATTGCACTCCCCAACGTTGGAATTTTGTTCACGGTCCAGTACCTGTACCGCAAGGGGCCCGCACCAGATTTCTTCACCTGCTCTGCTCATCTTACACGTGTCCATGATGAGGCTGATGTTACACGTGTACGGTTCCTATCACGTCTCAGAGCTGGGCCCCCGCTAATACTCTACTCATTACTTACCCGGCTCTGTCAGATAGCGATTTGGCGCCAAGAACAAAACAAATGCTTCAATTTTTCGATAACAAATGGCTTTTAAAAGGGTAGGAGCATTCACAAttgtgcggatgtcccggcggacgtcccgatgaACTTCCTAAAAACACTTTCCGCTACGTTACAAGGATTTCTCACTGCACTGCTACGTCATAAGAACATCCCACTGCATAATGatggacatcccgacggacaataaaaaaaataaaaaaatcgagaTATCCGCAGGGACTTTCGTCGTGGCATCGCAATGACGGACGTCTCGAAAAGCAGCGGATGTGCGGTGTCCGCAGccgacgtccgcgtccgcctcTTCCTCGCCTAAtgacggacgtcccgcgcggacgtgCGGTGCTTATTCATTtcataatactactactactactactattttcatGTGACAAATAATACTATAAGCTATTTATAGATTTAGATGGATTTTTGGCATTAGATAATGGTGTTAGACTCGGCCAAAATCACATGAAAGTGAGGAATATGGGATAAGTTCTATAGTTAGACATTAGGAAGCTAAAATTACAAACAAAGTTAAGGGATCTTTTTAGCATCAGATAAAAGTGTTGATTGTGTGAGTACCATATGAAGAGATGAATGTCTGTTACAATTTATACGAGGGACACTAGCAACCTAAAA is part of the Salvia splendens isolate huo1 chromosome 6, SspV2, whole genome shotgun sequence genome and encodes:
- the LOC121806625 gene encoding biotin synthase, mitochondrial-like; protein product: MMWVTRSIRRPLAQFQAAANFSSSAAALEAERCIRDGARNDWKREEISSVYDSPVLDLLFHAAQVHRHAHNFREVQQCTLLSIKTGGCSEDCSYCPQSSRYSTGVKAHKLMNKDAVLEAAEKAKEAGSTRFCMGAAWRDTIGRKTNFNQILEYVKEIRGMGLEVCCTLGMIEKQQALALKEAGLTAYNHNLDTSREYYPNIITTRSYDERLQTIEYVRDAGINVCSGGIIGLGEAEEDRVGLLHTLATLPAHPESVPINALIAVQGTPLEDQKPVEIWEMIRMIATARIVMPKAMVRLSAGRVRFSMPEQALCFLAGANSIFTGEKLLTTPNNDYDADQTMFKLLGLIPKAPDFSQKSANFETEHVEVAASSSG